TGATGAGCCCCGAGATGGTCGCCGCGGCGGCGATCGCCGGCGAGGTGACTGACGTTCGGGAACTCGAGGAGGTGGTCTCGGCATGAGCGACGACGCATCGGTCGATACCATCGACTCGGTCTCGGGAACTGCCATCCCGATCCGCGGCAACGACATCGACACCGACCAGATCATCCCGGCGCGCTTCATGAAGGTCGTCACCTTCGACGGGCTGGGCGAGTTCGCCTTCTTCGACCAGCGCTTCGATAGCGAGGACAACGAGAAGGACCACCCGTTCAACGAGGAGCAGTATCAGGAGGCGAACGTCCTCGTCGTGAACTCGAACTTCGGGTGTGGCTCCTCCCGTGAGCACGCCCCACAGGCGCTCCAGCGCTGGGGGATCGACGCCATCGTCGGCGAGTCGTTCGCGTCCATCTTCGCGGGCAACTGCCTCGCGCTCGGCATTCCGACCGTGAC
The sequence above is drawn from the Halalkalicoccus subterraneus genome and encodes:
- a CDS encoding 3-isopropylmalate dehydratase small subunit 2 produces the protein MSDDASVDTIDSVSGTAIPIRGNDIDTDQIIPARFMKVVTFDGLGEFAFFDQRFDSEDNEKDHPFNEEQYQEANVLVVNSNFGCGSSREHAPQALQRWGIDAIVGESFASIFAGNCLALGIPTVT